The Thermoflavifilum sp. genome contains a region encoding:
- a CDS encoding carboxymuconolactone decarboxylase family protein — translation MHPDVEAFHTYRQQMNELILSKQNKVINRLFNLDTNTYQDGALPAKVKEMLGLVASMVLRCDDCIKYHLGKCKELGVTTEEMYEIFAVANIVGGTIVIPHTRRAAEYWEALQQ, via the coding sequence ATGCATCCCGATGTAGAAGCTTTTCATACATACCGGCAACAGATGAATGAGCTCATCCTGAGCAAACAAAATAAAGTCATCAATCGGCTGTTTAACCTGGATACAAACACTTATCAGGATGGAGCGCTGCCGGCAAAGGTTAAAGAAATGCTGGGCTTAGTGGCCAGTATGGTATTGCGATGCGATGATTGTATTAAATATCATCTTGGCAAATGCAAAGAACTGGGGGTGACTACGGAAGAGATGTATGAAATATTTGCTGTGGCTAATATTGTTGGAGGTACCATCGTCATTCCACATACACGTCGGGCCGCGGAATACTGGGAAGCGCTGCAACAATAA
- a CDS encoding N-acetylmuramoyl-L-alanine amidase, with protein sequence MKRISIAFFTPEKCFRDPIFHAAVGALVGCCITFSSFAQRPFIRLQQPVQTSLTVHDSVQYISGATCKTCRLTLQDTPIKVYATGGFAARVILHAGDNLIVLQAHSPDGQFHKLQLAYRYELPQPLVVNNFAIARMYLHPDATSWLQPGDLIHIKLLAQAGCKAFWIHHLPLTEMVDQEDSLVGIYEGMYRISDTDHLNGPIPITLQNAAGETITAYTPYAFYNWPANPVIGKTIGERPFMQYSLGTDRLGAAKRSYLDTGIQMQVDGQFGNFYRVKLAPDQHAYVPVENLELLPDGTPVPHAVLGNWKVWGDSLFDYVQIQVGKPLPYDVHLYDHPGQIVIRLYGAVSNTNWISQFLSAEEIKDVQIHTLSDDVVEVRISLRHAQPWGCTLHYAGSALLVRVKRQPKILNLTHLRIAIDAGHGGNNPGATGPTGTKEKNLTLMLAEELQQALHRLGVHTIMTRTNDTSLTMLDRENDLRQADPDLLLSIHLNSSNNPVDISGTSTYYHEPGFRPLSLAIYKRLVATGLQEFGNVGNFNFALNGMTDFPNALIEVAFISNPADEARILDSAFREKIIHAMVSGLKDFLEQCKK encoded by the coding sequence ATGAAACGCATATCGATTGCTTTTTTCACACCTGAAAAATGTTTCCGGGATCCCATCTTTCATGCTGCTGTGGGTGCGCTGGTAGGTTGTTGCATTACGTTTTCATCATTTGCACAGCGGCCTTTTATTCGGTTGCAACAACCTGTACAAACTTCGCTCACGGTACATGATAGTGTGCAATATATTTCAGGTGCTACCTGTAAAACCTGCAGACTCACCCTTCAGGATACACCCATCAAGGTGTATGCTACAGGCGGATTTGCTGCTCGCGTGATTTTGCATGCCGGCGATAATCTCATTGTACTGCAGGCCCATAGTCCCGATGGGCAGTTTCATAAACTCCAGCTGGCCTATCGCTACGAACTGCCTCAACCACTTGTGGTCAACAACTTTGCAATCGCTCGCATGTATTTGCATCCGGATGCCACCAGCTGGTTGCAACCCGGCGATCTGATCCATATTAAACTGCTTGCGCAGGCCGGCTGTAAGGCCTTCTGGATACATCATTTACCTTTAACGGAAATGGTTGATCAGGAAGATAGCCTGGTAGGCATTTATGAAGGCATGTACCGCATATCGGATACCGATCACCTGAACGGCCCTATCCCGATAACATTGCAGAATGCTGCAGGAGAAACAATTACGGCTTACACGCCCTATGCATTTTACAACTGGCCCGCAAACCCGGTAATCGGAAAAACAATAGGCGAACGGCCTTTTATGCAATATAGCCTGGGAACGGATCGCCTGGGCGCAGCTAAACGCAGTTATCTGGACACAGGGATTCAAATGCAGGTCGATGGCCAATTCGGTAATTTCTATCGGGTAAAACTCGCCCCCGATCAGCATGCTTATGTACCGGTCGAAAATCTTGAATTACTTCCCGACGGCACACCCGTACCTCATGCCGTGCTGGGCAACTGGAAAGTATGGGGCGACAGCCTGTTTGATTATGTGCAGATTCAGGTAGGTAAGCCCTTGCCTTATGATGTACATCTGTACGATCATCCGGGGCAAATCGTTATTCGATTATATGGAGCGGTTTCGAATACCAACTGGATATCCCAATTTCTATCAGCCGAAGAAATCAAAGATGTGCAAATCCATACCCTGTCCGACGACGTGGTGGAAGTGCGCATCAGCCTACGACATGCGCAACCCTGGGGATGCACGCTGCATTATGCGGGTTCGGCTTTACTCGTGCGGGTGAAGCGCCAGCCGAAAATTTTAAACTTAACGCATCTGCGCATAGCCATTGATGCCGGCCATGGCGGAAACAACCCCGGGGCCACAGGCCCTACCGGAACCAAAGAAAAGAATCTTACCCTGATGCTGGCAGAAGAACTCCAGCAAGCACTGCATCGCCTGGGTGTGCATACCATCATGACCCGCACAAACGATACCAGCCTCACCATGCTGGATCGAGAAAATGATCTACGTCAGGCCGATCCCGACCTGCTTCTCAGCATTCACCTCAATTCTTCAAACAACCCCGTGGATATCTCCGGCACCAGCACCTATTACCACGAACCCGGATTCCGTCCGTTAAGCCTGGCCATTTACAAACGGCTGGTAGCAACCGGCTTACAGGAGTTTGGTAACGTTGGCAATTTTAATTTTGCGCTCAATGGAATGACCGATTTCCCGAATGCCCTGATCGAAGTAGCCTTCATCTCCAATCCTGCGGATGAGGCGCGTATCCTGGATTCCGCATTCCGGGAAAAAATCATCCACGCCATGGTTTCCGGATTGAAAGATTTTCTGGAGCAATGCAAAAAGTAA
- a CDS encoding S41 family peptidase, with translation MKFRSKRWSMLCAGLLIGLTGLGIWAMRNDDKYFEIIKSLDIYASVLRDLNTYYVDSLSPFALMRTSVDAMTNSLDPYTTFYTQENLGDLTFQTTGKYGGTGIAIRRDDDHVIIFDVLQDSPAGLAGLRPGDRIERIDDKDVDSLSEDAVSDLLRGEPGTTVVLGIYRPYLQQRFTVKLIRAEVGLSSVPYAFRLQDGTGYIRLQQFTEGCSLQVKRALDSLKSLPGGIQGLILDLRGNPGGLLEEAVKTANLFVDPGQTIVSLRGRVQAWNQIYRTTERADDDTIPLAILINHQSASAAEILAGALQDLDRAVIIGQRSYGKGLVQTTHDLPYDTRIKITTARYYTPSGRCIQAITYAHQGDFLQQNFIPDSLRQTYTTAHGRIVKGGGGIEPDVPVRTEHVSEIAQDLLIHHMIFDYATRYFYEHPKPASPDDFMFTDQDYTSFLNFLEEKHYHFQSDASQLLAQFTDQVQQEGWWEQLRQQTDSLRRALAEIEARQLLTHRKEIMQLLKAEIADRYWPQQGEWLVALQTDEAIRRTRHILHDTKMYRSLLSSTTAQHASVR, from the coding sequence ATGAAGTTCCGAAGCAAGAGGTGGAGCATGCTCTGTGCTGGTTTGTTGATAGGCTTGACAGGCCTGGGTATCTGGGCGATGCGCAATGACGATAAATATTTTGAAATCATCAAAAGTCTGGACATTTATGCCAGTGTACTCCGCGATTTGAATACGTATTATGTAGACAGCCTCTCACCGTTTGCCCTGATGCGTACCAGTGTGGATGCCATGACAAACTCATTAGACCCCTATACCACCTTTTATACGCAGGAAAATCTAGGTGATCTTACTTTTCAAACAACCGGAAAATATGGAGGCACCGGCATTGCCATTCGCCGGGATGATGATCATGTGATCATTTTCGATGTATTGCAGGATAGCCCTGCCGGCCTGGCGGGATTAAGGCCTGGCGACCGCATTGAACGTATCGACGACAAGGATGTAGATAGCCTCAGCGAAGATGCGGTGAGCGATTTGCTTCGGGGTGAGCCGGGCACCACCGTGGTGCTGGGTATTTACCGACCTTATTTGCAACAGCGATTTACCGTAAAACTCATCCGGGCTGAAGTGGGCCTCAGCAGCGTGCCTTACGCATTCCGGCTTCAGGATGGAACAGGCTATATTCGTTTGCAGCAATTCACAGAAGGTTGTAGCCTTCAGGTAAAACGCGCACTGGATTCATTGAAAAGTTTGCCCGGCGGCATTCAGGGACTTATCCTCGATCTGCGGGGTAATCCCGGCGGACTTTTAGAAGAAGCCGTGAAAACAGCTAATTTATTCGTCGATCCCGGACAGACGATTGTGAGCCTTCGCGGCCGTGTGCAGGCCTGGAATCAGATATACCGCACCACCGAACGCGCCGACGACGATACTATTCCACTGGCCATCCTCATCAACCATCAATCGGCCTCAGCCGCCGAAATCCTGGCTGGTGCTCTACAGGACCTGGATAGAGCCGTAATCATCGGTCAGCGGTCCTACGGCAAAGGATTGGTACAAACCACACACGATTTGCCTTACGACACCAGAATCAAGATTACAACAGCCCGCTATTACACGCCCAGCGGCCGTTGCATCCAGGCCATCACCTATGCTCATCAGGGTGATTTCCTGCAACAAAATTTTATTCCCGATTCGTTACGACAAACGTACACCACCGCACATGGCCGTATCGTGAAAGGCGGGGGCGGTATTGAACCGGATGTGCCCGTCAGGACCGAACATGTTAGTGAAATAGCACAGGATTTGCTCATCCACCACATGATTTTCGACTATGCCACACGTTATTTTTATGAACATCCTAAACCAGCATCACCGGATGATTTCATGTTCACTGATCAGGATTATACCTCTTTTCTAAACTTCTTAGAAGAAAAACATTATCATTTTCAATCAGACGCTTCTCAACTGCTGGCACAATTTACCGATCAGGTTCAACAGGAGGGCTGGTGGGAACAACTACGCCAGCAAACAGATTCGCTTCGTCGTGCTCTGGCGGAAATCGAAGCCCGACAACTGCTTACCCATCGCAAAGAAATCATGCAATTATTAAAAGCTGAAATCGCCGATCGCTACTGGCCACAGCAGGGAGAATGGCTGGTGGCCCTCCAAACCGACGAAGCCATACGCCGAACCAGGCATATTTTACACGATACAAAAATGTATCGATCATTGCTATCCTCAACAACAGCTCAACATGCATCTGTTCGTTAG
- a CDS encoding 2-oxoacid:ferredoxin oxidoreductase subunit beta, with protein MDTTAVQTSQSLTPKDFATDQEVRWCPGCGDYSILKQVQTVMPTLGIPRENIVIISGIGCSSRFPYYMNTYGMHSIHGRATAIASGLKACRPELSVWIVTGDGDGLSIGAGHMVHILRRNFDVNILLFNNQIYGLTKGQYSPTSEENKITKSTPYGSIDHPFNPLSLALGADGSFIARSMDRDPRHLQEMLKRAHAHKGTSFLEIYQNCNIFNDGAFEIFTEKATKADETIFLEHGKPLIFGAQRNKGIRLDGLKPVVVSLDDGYSADDLWIHDEHDLYKAQILVRFFDDPAVEGHLPRPFGVFYESQRPTYEDLLQQQIEMAKGKYGVGDLDKLLAGSETWTIN; from the coding sequence ATGGATACGACAGCTGTGCAGACTTCGCAATCCCTGACTCCGAAAGATTTTGCTACCGATCAGGAAGTACGCTGGTGCCCGGGTTGCGGCGATTATTCGATCCTGAAACAGGTCCAAACTGTTATGCCTACCCTGGGTATCCCGAGAGAAAATATTGTGATTATTTCGGGTATTGGGTGTTCTTCACGTTTCCCCTATTACATGAACACGTATGGCATGCACTCCATTCATGGCCGTGCCACGGCAATTGCATCAGGATTGAAAGCATGCAGGCCCGAACTGAGCGTATGGATCGTTACCGGCGATGGTGACGGGCTTTCCATCGGTGCTGGACATATGGTACACATCCTGCGTCGAAATTTCGATGTGAACATCCTGTTGTTCAACAATCAGATTTATGGGCTGACCAAAGGGCAATATTCACCCACCTCAGAAGAAAACAAAATCACCAAGTCAACGCCCTACGGCAGCATCGACCATCCCTTTAACCCGCTATCGCTGGCCCTGGGTGCTGATGGCAGCTTTATTGCCCGTAGCATGGATCGCGATCCCAGGCATCTGCAAGAAATGCTGAAACGCGCACACGCACACAAGGGAACTTCTTTCCTGGAAATCTATCAAAATTGCAATATTTTCAACGATGGAGCTTTTGAAATATTTACCGAAAAAGCAACTAAAGCCGATGAAACCATTTTTCTGGAACATGGTAAACCCTTGATTTTTGGTGCTCAGCGTAATAAAGGTATTCGTCTGGATGGTCTCAAGCCTGTTGTGGTAAGTCTTGATGATGGCTATTCAGCCGATGATCTCTGGATTCACGATGAACATGATCTGTACAAAGCCCAGATTCTTGTTCGCTTCTTTGATGATCCTGCCGTAGAAGGACATTTACCCAGACCCTTTGGTGTGTTTTATGAATCCCAGCGACCCACATACGAAGACCTGCTGCAACAACAAATTGAAATGGCAAAGGGCAAATATGGTGTGGGCGATCTGGATAAATTGCTTGCTGGAAGTGAAACCTGGACCATCAATTAA